One genomic region from Bradyrhizobium icense encodes:
- a CDS encoding HGGxSTG domain-containing protein — MSDHARNTGPMLASPRCGAKTRTSGACRSPAVYGKKRCRMHGGAQESGAPRANQNARKHSLFTRDAIAERRQIQVLLGEARKLLEEMK, encoded by the coding sequence ATGAGCGATCACGCCCGCAATACCGGCCCGATGCTGGCGAGCCCACGCTGTGGCGCCAAAACCCGCACCAGTGGCGCGTGCCGTTCGCCGGCGGTGTACGGCAAGAAGCGCTGCCGCATGCACGGCGGCGCACAGGAATCCGGCGCGCCAAGGGCAAACCAGAACGCGCGCAAGCACAGCCTCTTCACCAGGGATGCGATCGCCGAGCGAAGGCAGATTCAGGTGTTGTTGGGTGAAGCGCGGAAGCTGCTGGAAGAGATGAAGTGA
- a CDS encoding penicillin-binding protein 1A, whose translation MDSILIKIFATALAFSQVTTRPDGVKTEFDAVHDRSEVAQLLSAGCAHMRKAFDIEDINLDDLIATAMDDKEALSGEIKALKGLNLADLHVAYREFCKVEKVEGSPVDLGQVIAFYNSAVKDLPDAGQLKDLRLPGTSVILDNKSQRVAEIYAPNNRRIWVKLADIPEAVRNAFIAAEDKRFFQHSGIDERGLVRAFLGNFTKPGRPQGGSTITQQVAKNLLVGNDVTYERKLREMIVASRMERALTKAEILELYLNSIYLGRGAWGIEMAARSYFGKPAKALSAVEGALLAGLAKGPNYFNPDRHPERARERLAYVLRRMQDDAVIDAAAAQAVLPQLVEYRPTRRDFAFHFVDHIAREAKAVAGLDTLTNSSYTVHSTVNSALQRVVEATLQEGLARYELNTGRYKFEGPEANISDAVRAADPRATEPAWLAALKTTRLPLYDVHWQSAVVLENARGKRGHAIRVGLTDGSVLPLNTWSAAIGRGLKPYDVVYVQVREAKGKQAARADLRIRPTVQGAALVLGNETGRILAMAGGFSYPASQLNRAVQSQRQPGSTFKPLTYLAALRKGLQPNTLVMDEPITLAPIGATGYARQRGFWSPKNYDGGASGAITLRRALENSRNLATAQLLATGLDESAERGLDRVCELAMEAQLYKECMRYYPFVLGAQTVRLIDLAAFYAAIANEGARPQPHAIETIEQDGRAIYRHDPRAVDWIGFADRASFYQLKSMLQGVLARGTARAAKHLSPYVGGKTGTTDNSADAWFVGFTNDVTVAIWVGYDNSDGGRRTLGPGQTGGKVALPMFEPIVQAAWGLHAPKTALNGPSREAMRQLATLSIDPYTGDPVPAGSGRAFTEYFKRDPAGRIDDSQFRIVSRAESYTYRGGRDEDDGPFQQWSHGNRLYGDNRLPFPFPAWRLDPRGYPSWREYPDDEDRLPRPPLRVDPDYFWRRLN comes from the coding sequence ATGGACTCGATTCTCATCAAGATCTTCGCCACGGCGCTTGCCTTCAGCCAGGTCACCACTCGTCCGGATGGGGTCAAGACGGAGTTCGATGCGGTGCACGACCGCTCCGAGGTGGCGCAGCTTTTGAGTGCCGGCTGCGCCCACATGCGCAAGGCTTTCGACATCGAGGACATCAACCTGGACGATCTGATTGCCACTGCCATGGATGACAAGGAAGCGTTGAGCGGCGAGATCAAGGCGCTCAAAGGACTGAATCTGGCCGACCTCCACGTGGCCTACAGGGAGTTCTGCAAGGTCGAAAAAGTGGAAGGATCTCCGGTCGATCTCGGTCAGGTGATCGCTTTCTACAACAGCGCGGTCAAGGATCTGCCCGATGCTGGGCAGCTTAAAGACCTCAGGCTTCCCGGCACCAGCGTAATCCTCGATAACAAGAGCCAGCGCGTTGCCGAGATTTACGCGCCGAATAATCGCCGCATCTGGGTCAAGCTTGCGGATATCCCGGAAGCGGTACGCAACGCATTCATCGCCGCCGAGGACAAGCGCTTCTTCCAACACTCCGGAATTGACGAGCGCGGACTGGTCCGCGCCTTCCTCGGCAACTTCACGAAGCCGGGCCGGCCGCAGGGCGGCTCGACCATTACGCAGCAGGTCGCCAAGAACCTGCTGGTGGGCAACGACGTCACTTACGAAAGAAAACTGCGCGAAATGATCGTTGCCTCGCGGATGGAGCGTGCCCTGACCAAGGCGGAAATCCTCGAGCTCTATCTCAACTCGATTTATCTCGGTCGCGGAGCCTGGGGCATCGAGATGGCGGCGCGCAGCTATTTCGGTAAACCAGCCAAGGCGCTCTCCGCAGTCGAGGGCGCGCTGCTCGCCGGGCTCGCCAAGGGACCGAACTACTTCAATCCCGACCGCCACCCTGAGCGTGCGCGCGAGCGCCTTGCTTACGTGCTGCGCCGCATGCAGGACGACGCCGTGATCGACGCCGCCGCGGCGCAAGCGGTATTGCCGCAGCTCGTCGAGTACCGGCCGACGCGACGGGACTTCGCCTTTCACTTCGTCGATCACATCGCCCGCGAGGCAAAGGCGGTCGCGGGCCTCGATACTCTCACCAATTCCTCCTACACGGTGCACTCGACCGTCAACTCGGCCTTGCAGCGCGTAGTCGAAGCAACATTGCAGGAGGGCCTCGCGCGATACGAGCTGAACACCGGTCGTTACAAATTTGAGGGACCCGAGGCGAACATTTCGGATGCTGTCCGTGCGGCTGACCCGAGGGCCACGGAACCGGCTTGGCTCGCGGCGTTGAAGACGACGCGGCTACCGCTCTATGACGTTCATTGGCAGTCGGCGGTCGTCCTGGAGAATGCGCGTGGCAAGCGCGGCCATGCGATCCGCGTCGGTCTGACCGACGGAAGCGTCCTGCCGCTGAACACCTGGAGCGCGGCGATCGGGCGCGGTCTCAAGCCGTACGACGTGGTCTATGTGCAGGTGCGCGAAGCCAAGGGTAAGCAAGCGGCGCGTGCCGATCTGCGCATTCGACCGACCGTGCAGGGAGCGGCGCTCGTACTCGGGAACGAAACCGGCCGCATTCTAGCGATGGCGGGCGGCTTTTCGTATCCGGCAAGCCAGCTCAACCGCGCCGTCCAGAGCCAGCGGCAACCCGGCTCGACCTTTAAGCCGCTGACCTACCTCGCCGCCCTTCGGAAGGGATTGCAGCCCAACACGCTGGTGATGGACGAACCCATTACGCTGGCACCGATCGGCGCGACGGGCTACGCGCGCCAGCGCGGTTTCTGGTCGCCGAAGAACTACGACGGCGGCGCTTCGGGCGCCATTACACTGCGGCGTGCGCTGGAAAACTCCCGGAATCTCGCCACCGCGCAACTGCTCGCCACCGGCCTCGACGAAAGCGCCGAGCGAGGCCTCGACCGAGTCTGCGAGCTCGCGATGGAAGCGCAGCTCTACAAGGAATGCATGCGCTACTACCCGTTCGTGCTCGGTGCCCAAACTGTGCGGCTCATCGACCTTGCGGCGTTCTATGCAGCGATCGCCAACGAAGGCGCACGGCCCCAGCCGCATGCGATCGAAACGATCGAACAGGACGGCCGCGCAATCTACCGGCACGATCCGCGTGCGGTGGACTGGATCGGCTTCGCCGACCGCGCATCGTTTTACCAGTTGAAATCAATGCTGCAGGGCGTGCTCGCACGCGGAACCGCGCGCGCGGCGAAGCATCTGTCGCCCTATGTCGGCGGCAAGACTGGCACCACTGATAATTCGGCCGATGCCTGGTTCGTCGGTTTCACAAATGACGTCACCGTCGCCATCTGGGTCGGCTACGACAACAGCGACGGCGGGCGCCGTACCCTTGGGCCCGGCCAGACCGGGGGGAAAGTGGCGCTGCCGATGTTCGAGCCGATCGTGCAGGCAGCCTGGGGGCTGCATGCTCCCAAGACGGCATTGAACGGCCCTTCACGCGAAGCCATGCGCCAGCTCGCTACTCTGTCGATCGATCCCTATACCGGCGATCCTGTACCGGCCGGCTCCGGGCGCGCTTTCACCGAGTACTTCAAGAGGGATCCGGCGGGCAGAATCGATGATTCGCAATTTCGGATCGTCTCACGTGCAGAAAGCTACACCTATCGCGGCGGTCGTGACGAAGACGACGGGCCATTCCAGCAGTGGTCCCACGGCAATCGCCTTTACGGCGATAACCGTCTGCCCTTTCCTTTCCCAGCCTGGCGTCTTGATCCGCGCGGATATCCCTCCTGGCGCGAATATCCCGATGACGAGGACCGCCTCCCGCGACCGCCGCTCCGAGTCGATCCCGATTATTTCTGGCGGCGGCTGAATTGA
- a CDS encoding OsmC family protein: MSASTIDMVTPRQEPLRRRYREKPEQAQIADHARAANIDRDPFHGAVVAGDGEVSLGFGIHRAIGGDHDLLNPGDMLCAALAACLDSTLRMIAARMGVALKTLAVEVRAFADVRGCLVVDRQVPVGFQRIDVDVLIEADEHTDPAQISHLASTAERCCVVLQTLRSDIAVDTRFRGPAPIASAE, encoded by the coding sequence ATGAGCGCAAGCACGATCGATATGGTAACGCCGCGTCAGGAGCCTCTGCGCCGACGCTATCGCGAGAAGCCGGAACAGGCGCAGATCGCAGATCACGCACGGGCTGCAAACATAGACCGGGATCCCTTCCATGGTGCGGTCGTTGCAGGCGATGGTGAGGTCTCGCTGGGTTTCGGCATCCACCGAGCCATTGGCGGCGACCATGATCTGCTGAATCCGGGCGACATGCTGTGTGCAGCGCTGGCCGCCTGCCTGGACTCCACGCTTCGGATGATCGCGGCGCGCATGGGAGTAGCACTCAAGACTCTGGCGGTCGAGGTGAGGGCCTTCGCCGACGTGCGCGGCTGTCTGGTGGTGGATCGTCAGGTCCCCGTCGGTTTCCAGCGGATCGATGTCGACGTGCTCATCGAGGCCGACGAACACACCGATCCGGCGCAGATCAGTCACCTTGCATCAACCGCCGAGCGGTGCTGCGTCGTCTTACAGACCTTGCGTAGCGACATCGCGGTGGACACGAGATTCCGCGGACCGGCACCCATTGCGTCCGCTGAATGA
- a CDS encoding methyltransferase domain-containing protein: MTSPVSQTLIDAARAYEALFVPALFQQWAPMVADAARIERGDRVLDIACGTGVLAREAARRTGSSARVAGLDPNAGMLAVARDLAPGIDWRDGAAEALPFPDRSFDVVVCQFGLMFFSDRDKAVREMLRVMVPGGRCAVAVWDVIEHAPAFAALVDLLDRVAGKPAGDALRAPFVLGDRQGLAALYKGAGASLVDLTTLNGTARFPNIREFVEAELRGWLPVMGVVLPEPQINRILAEAESIFARYLTADGLAFGISAHLATCRRP; this comes from the coding sequence ATGACCTCACCTGTTTCGCAAACCTTGATCGACGCTGCGAGGGCCTACGAGGCCCTGTTCGTTCCGGCACTCTTTCAGCAATGGGCGCCGATGGTGGCAGATGCCGCCAGGATTGAGCGCGGCGATCGCGTTCTGGATATTGCCTGCGGCACCGGCGTTCTGGCGCGCGAGGCTGCAAGGCGGACCGGAAGCTCAGCTCGTGTCGCCGGGCTCGATCCAAACGCAGGAATGCTGGCCGTGGCGCGGGACCTCGCGCCTGGCATCGACTGGCGCGATGGAGCGGCGGAGGCGCTGCCGTTTCCGGATCGTTCGTTTGATGTCGTTGTCTGTCAATTCGGTCTGATGTTCTTTTCGGATCGCGACAAGGCGGTCCGGGAGATGCTGCGCGTGATGGTGCCTGGCGGCAGGTGCGCCGTCGCAGTTTGGGATGTCATCGAGCACGCCCCCGCATTCGCTGCCCTCGTGGACCTGCTGGATCGCGTCGCTGGAAAGCCCGCCGGTGACGCGCTTCGCGCACCGTTTGTGCTGGGCGACAGGCAGGGGCTCGCCGCGTTGTACAAGGGTGCCGGAGCCAGCCTGGTAGATCTTACGACCCTTAACGGTACGGCGCGGTTCCCTAACATACGCGAATTCGTGGAGGCGGAACTCAGGGGGTGGCTGCCCGTCATGGGAGTTGTGCTGCCGGAGCCGCAGATCAATCGTATCTTGGCAGAGGCGGAATCAATCTTCGCTCGCTATCTCACGGCCGATGGACTTGCTTTCGGCATATCGGCGCATCTCGCGACCTGCAGACGACCTTAG
- a CDS encoding tautomerase family protein, with product MPLVDIHVIRDVFTPAQKQQLIEKVTEAMVAVEGENMRGVTWVKINEVASGDWAIGGERLTSEKVKAIAAGRAA from the coding sequence ATGCCACTCGTCGATATTCACGTCATTCGCGACGTTTTCACACCGGCCCAGAAGCAACAGTTGATCGAGAAGGTGACCGAAGCGATGGTCGCCGTAGAGGGCGAGAACATGCGCGGCGTCACCTGGGTGAAGATCAACGAGGTCGCAAGCGGCGACTGGGCGATCGGCGGAGAGAGGTTGACGTCCGAAAAGGTGAAGGCCATCGCTGCCGGACGGGCGGCATAG